From bacterium, one genomic window encodes:
- a CDS encoding YbhB/YbcL family Raf kinase inhibitor-like protein, whose amino-acid sequence MQLRSKAFQHGSEIPKKYTCDGPDLSPPLEWSEVPSGTHSFALVVEDPDATSGTWVHWVVYDLPAEARSMPEGVTSTETLPRGGAQGKNDFGRIGYGGPCPPPGRPHRYFFRLYALDSKVNLPPGASKQQLLRAMEGHVKSEATLMGLYGR is encoded by the coding sequence ATGCAGCTCAGAAGCAAGGCATTTCAGCACGGCAGTGAGATCCCCAAGAAATACACCTGCGACGGCCCGGATCTCTCTCCACCCCTGGAGTGGTCTGAGGTGCCCTCCGGGACCCACTCCTTTGCCTTGGTGGTGGAAGATCCTGATGCTACTTCTGGCACCTGGGTCCACTGGGTTGTATATGACCTGCCAGCAGAAGCCAGATCCATGCCTGAGGGAGTCACATCCACAGAGACACTGCCCAGGGGGGGTGCCCAGGGAAAAAACGATTTTGGTAGGATCGGATACGGGGGGCCCTGTCCACCACCGGGAAGACCTCACCGTTACTTTTTCAGACTTTATGCCCTGGACTCCAAGGTTAACCTTCCACCAGGGGCATCCAAACAGCAGCTCTTGCGAGCAATGGAAGGCCACGTCAAATCAGAGGCTACTCTGATGGGCCTTTACGGAAGATAA